In Methanobrevibacter sp. V74, the genomic window CAATGTTAGTGTTTTTATCTGCGGAAATTGGAATGAAATCCGGAATATACTTCTTTAATTCATCAATATATGCATTATCGACCAAATCTACTTTGTTAAGTAAAATTAACATTGGAACGTATGATTTGTTGCGGTCCAATACATCAATGAACTGATCCATACTTACATCATCACGGAAGAGCACATCAGCGTTAATATATCCATACTCGTTGAGGATTGATCTGATTGTTTTTTCATCCAATTGAGTTAGTTTGCAGGTGGATGAAACTTTAACCCCGCCCAGCTTTTTCCTTTTAACTGTGACATCAGGCGGTTGTTCATTCGGTCTAATGCCGATGACCCTAAGTTCTTTTAGAATAACATCCAGGTGTTGTGGATTAAGTGTATCGAGAACAACTAAAATTAAATCTGCAGTTCTTGCAACTGAAAGGATTTCCTTACCTCTACCTTTACCGCTGCTGGCTCCTGTAATAATACCTGGAATATCAAATACTTGTATTTTGGCATTTTTATGCTCCATTACACCAGGTACAATATCTAAGGTGGTGAACTGATAAGCTCCAACCTTACTTTCTGCATTTGTGATGTTGTTTAATAATGTTGATTTACCAACAGATGGAAACCCTACAAGCACTACTGTCGCATCACCAGTTTTCTTAACATGGAATCCTTGACCTTTAGACCCTCCACTGCTTCTCTGTAGAGATTCTTCTTTTAACTTGGATAATTTAGCTTTAAGCTTACCAATATGATGTGAAGTAGCCTTATTATAAGGTGTTTTTTGAATTTCTTCCTCAATATCTTTAATCTTCTCCTCAATACCCATGTACGAAAACCTCTAAAAAAATTAGTCAATCTAAATAGTATATTAGATTATTATAATATAAATAAATTTAAAAAAATAAGAAAAAAAGTAGTTAAATAAATTAACTACCTGCTTTTGTATTATTGAAGTTTACTTTGAATAACATTACACCGCTTTCAGTGTGTACTGGCTCAAATATTTTTTGGCCCGAACCTCCAAGTAGGTATAACTTAGTAAACATGGAATCGGTAAGTTCATTACTCATCAAGATTGGAGTATACTCGTTATTTTGTGCCATTACAAACAAAGTATAATTACCATCACTAGCACCTTTAATGGATTCATTCTTCATAACATATCCGTTTTCGATTAAAATTAACTTGGATGCTTTTAATGGATTATATTCACTACCATTAACTTCAATTGGTTTGCCTGTGTCGGTGTAAACTGATTCAACATGAACATTGGTAGTGTTATTGCCGTTACCCCTTTCAATTACAGCATTTACTGTCATGCCTTGGTCTTCAAGTAATCGTACCTTAGCAGAATGTCCTGCAGTTACTTTCGCTGAATCATATGGCACATAGTAGTTGTAGTTTTCGGAAGATTGGTTTTTAAAGTTCCATGCACCAAAGTAACTCCACCATCCAGCTTTTTGAAGCATGTCTGAAGATGCGACAAATATCACAGGCCTTATCTTGCTTGGGTGAGTATATTTAACCGTTTGTTTAGCTTCAGCTGAAGTCAAATCATATTTACTGATTAATGTTTTTTGAGCATTTTCTTTAGTCATTGGCAGAATATCTATAAGTATCTTGGTTGTTTTACCTGTGCTGCCTGTTACATTTACTAAATACTCATCGGCCAAGGTACCGGTTGAATCCAGCATTCTAAATATGCCTGCAGACAATTCTAAATCCCCAGTAGTCATAGCCTGACCCAGCCAGAAAGCGCGTTCCCCTGACTGGGAACCTCCATCGAATGTTACCTGTCTATCAGCAGCAACCTCAAAGAGGTAACCAAAGTCCCACCAGGATGTAAGTACAGTATCTTTAGGTTGAGTTTCATTAACCCATTCAAGTGCATTCCACATGTAATCATTTGTACCCGGAACAACATTTTCTGAAGTTTGATAAGCTCCGCAGACAACAGGAGTAATTAATGCAAGTACTACAACACAGATTAACACATATTTTTTAACCGGAACATAATTTTTATCTGCAGAGTTAGATTTAAGAGCATAAATACTAACTAAACCGATGGCAGCAATTGCAGCAAATGCTAAAATACCATAAGTCTTGTTGATTGTTGCAAGTGGCACACCCACTAAAAATCCGCAGAATGCTGTGCTTACTGCTAACAATTTATCATTGTTAAGTCTGAATTTAATATAATCATAAGCATAACCAACAAATACTCCTGCTAAAAGTGCAAACGGCAATACGATTGTGGTAATAAATCTTGAACCTTGGTTAACCGCTAAAGCAGTTACTACTACCCATACAACAAATAATGTTGCATATAATACGGTTAAACGTTTATTTGATAAAATTGGATCGTCCCCACCGAATTTTAAATCGGTAAGTGCAAGTTTGAATTTGCGACTGTCATCTAGTTTTTTAGCTGCAGATAATCTTTGACCTTTTTGAGGCTTTTCATTAACAACAGGTCTTTGACTTGAATTTCTGAATTTCCAAGCCCTTATAACTAAAATGACCAATACTGCAAGAGCTGCAAAGAATACTGCAATACCTCCGATACCATTTATGAAACCTTCGGTGTTTGCTAAAAACATTGAAGTCATTCCAGAACCTAACATATTAGGTGCTTGCATCTCTGCAACAGAAATGAGTACATTCGGGAATCCTCCTACAACAACAGATGCAGATTGTAAGCTTAATAAGCTAAATACTCTTGAAAATATTCCTAAAACACCACCAACACCTTTAAATATTGCAAGACCTGCAAAACCGACAATACCCATAAGTACAATAGACTGCAGTTCTTTATTATGAATCAGCCATTGACCTTTACTGTCATATAATTCTTTATCCTCA contains:
- a CDS encoding GTP-binding protein codes for the protein MGIEEKIKDIEEEIQKTPYNKATSHHIGKLKAKLSKLKEESLQRSSGGSKGQGFHVKKTGDATVVLVGFPSVGKSTLLNNITNAESKVGAYQFTTLDIVPGVMEHKNAKIQVFDIPGIITGASSGKGRGKEILSVARTADLILVVLDTLNPQHLDVILKELRVIGIRPNEQPPDVTVKRKKLGGVKVSSTCKLTQLDEKTIRSILNEYGYINADVLFRDDVSMDQFIDVLDRNKSYVPMLILLNKVDLVDNAYIDELKKYIPDFIPISADKNTNIDELKDIIFDNLDLVRIYLKPQGRKADMKDPLVIKKGSTVIDACGKLHREFVKNFRHAKVWGTSVKFPGQKVGPDHVLDDEDILRVILKK
- a CDS encoding STT3 domain-containing protein — encoded protein: MNRETLLTVGKGIIIVLILLAVVFALKVPAADLHYFDDEGKALYTDSSGLPYFSEMDSYYNYRLTNDYVDHGYVGDKIINGSEWDMHRYAPTGNEIDYELGIVYLTSWLHGVVNTFFGDYSVKEVAFWTGAIISTLCVIPAFIFSRRITNDYGAIVATLIIALAPNYFAHTFPGFFDTDMFYYIFSLLFIFFFVESIRSDNWIWKVVFAALSIISIGLFSIQWTGWIFYVAMMGLFAVIYLIATFIFKVDEDKELYDSKGQWLIHNKELQSIVLMGIVGFAGLAIFKGVGGVLGIFSRVFSLLSLQSASVVVGGFPNVLISVAEMQAPNMLGSGMTSMFLANTEGFINGIGGIAVFFAALAVLVILVIRAWKFRNSSQRPVVNEKPQKGQRLSAAKKLDDSRKFKLALTDLKFGGDDPILSNKRLTVLYATLFVVWVVVTALAVNQGSRFITTIVLPFALLAGVFVGYAYDYIKFRLNNDKLLAVSTAFCGFLVGVPLATINKTYGILAFAAIAAIGLVSIYALKSNSADKNYVPVKKYVLICVVVLALITPVVCGAYQTSENVVPGTNDYMWNALEWVNETQPKDTVLTSWWDFGYLFEVAADRQVTFDGGSQSGERAFWLGQAMTTGDLELSAGIFRMLDSTGTLADEYLVNVTGSTGKTTKILIDILPMTKENAQKTLISKYDLTSAEAKQTVKYTHPSKIRPVIFVASSDMLQKAGWWSYFGAWNFKNQSSENYNYYVPYDSAKVTAGHSAKVRLLEDQGMTVNAVIERGNGNNTTNVHVESVYTDTGKPIEVNGSEYNPLKASKLILIENGYVMKNESIKGASDGNYTLFVMAQNNEYTPILMSNELTDSMFTKLYLLGGSGQKIFEPVHTESGVMLFKVNFNNTKAGS